CCCACCGTGAACATGCCGACGACGCCGCCCGTGCGGAAAGCGATCTTCATGGCTTTGTGCGAGACGGCGGTGAGATCCTTTTCGGGCTCACCCTCCGCCGGAGTCGCTTCCCTTGCCGCGGCGGCCACGCGGACATTGCTCCGTACTGCGAGCCACATACCGATATAGCCGGTGGTGGCCGAGAACACCGCGCCGATCAAGAAGAAGATCGATCGGCCCGCGCGCTGATTCCAGTCGTCCGCGGGCAACAGCATGAGCAGGAAGAACACCACGACGGCGAATACGCCGAGCGTGCGCATCTGGCGCCCCAGGTAGGCATTCGCGCCCTCCTGGATCGCCGTCGCGATCTTCTTCATGCTGTCGGTGCCCTCGCCGGCGGCGAGCACCTGCCGTACGAGAACCCCGGCGACCACGAGGGCCGCGAGGGCGACAGCACCGATCACCATCACGATGAGCCGGTTGTCGTCTGTCAGTACTGCGGCTGCGAAGGTTGTGGGGTGGTCAAACTGATGAGGGGTAGAAAGCCCCGCCATTCGTCCTCCTTGACGCCTGTGCTGAGCTCAAGATGTGGACGGATTGTAGGTACCGGAACCTGATCAAAACAGTGCGCGGTAAACGGAATTAGCCTTCACATGCTCTTCAGCAAATGATCGACGCGTCACCATGGGGCTCGAAAGAAGTAATGCCTCAAAGGCGTTGACGCTTGATCCAATTATCGCGCGATTGATCGTGAATCAATTCACGAATTGCTCTGTGTGATCACTGTACGGTCCGGCACTGACAGCGGGACATGCCGAAGGGCCCTACTCAGTAGGGCCCTTCGGGGCAAGAGATGCCGCGGCTCAAGGCCGCTGCGGGGGGGGGGGGGGGGGGGAGACGCGAGGCTGCTGTCAGGGAAGAGCCGTGGCCGGCGGCGTGGTGGGCCAGCTCATCCTGATCAGCCCGCCGTTCTCTCCGGCGGTGACCTCCACGTCGTCGACGAGGCCGCTGATGACGGCGAGGCCCATTTCGTCCTCGTCGCTCTCCACGTCCGTGTCGCCGCCGTCGCCGCGGGCTCCCGGAGCCTTGTCACCGGGGGCCGCGCGCGGTGCCTCGTCGCCGACCTCGATGGAGAACTGCTTCTCCTCCTCGATCAGCGTCACTCGCACCGGTGCCGACGTTCCGCTGCTCTGGTGCAGTCCGACGGCGCGGGTACAGGCCTCGCCCACGGCGAGTCTGACCTCGTCGAGTACGGCCTCGTCCACTCCGGCCCTGCGCGCCACCGCTGCCGCCACCAGTCGGGCGGTCCTGACGTGCTCGGGCAGCGCGCTGAAGCGGAGTTCAACGGTGGCCATGCATCCCCCTCAGAACTTCGGGCGTGCTGTCGGAGGGCCGGGCCGCCGAGGCCCGGTCCCCCCACGTTGGTTCGACCGTCATGGGCGCGCGACTACTGCCGGTCTTCGGCTCGCGGCCCGGTGACGGGTCAGTCGGTGGCCGCCACCGCTTCCTCGACCGAGGTGTGGATCGGGAACACCTTGGTGAGACCGGTGATGCGGAAGATCTTCAGAATGCGCTCCTGGTTGCAGACCAGGCGCAACGAGCCCTCATGGGCACGCACACGCTTCAGGCCGCCGACCAGCACGCCGAGCCCGGTGGAGTCGAGGAAGTCGACGCCCTCCATGTCGACGACGAGGTGGAAACTCCCGTCGTTGACCAGCTCGACCAGCTGCTCGCGCAGCTTGGGCGCGGTATATACGTCGATTTCGCCACCGACCTCGACGACCGTACGATCGCCGACGGTACGGGTCGACAGGGACAGGTCCACGGATCCTCCAGCACCTTGCTATCGAGCGGTCGCCCCTCAGGACACCTCGGCGGAGCCCTTGGGACGTTCGCCAGCCGCGATGGCATTCAATCACTTACCGGCAGGCGTGCACGACGCCTTGGCTCCATTGTCCGTCAAGCCAGTGACACACTCGGTGCCGATGGCCAAGAATCACCGATCCGATCGACCCTCGACGGACACCGCTTCCCGCCCCTCGCCGGGCACGGTCCTGGACCGGCTCGCCTCGGGGCCGAGCCGGGCTTCGCGCATCACTCATACGGAGCACTTGCCCCCGCGCGAGGGTCGCCATGCCGTCTGGCCTGACCGGATTCGCTCAGAGGTCATCGCCGCGGTGCAGGCAGCGGGCATCGAGCACCCCTGGGCCCACCAGGCACTGGCCGCCGAGCACGCCCTGGACGGCGACTCGGTGGTCGTCGCCACGGGCACCGCCTCCGGCAAGTCCCTGGCCTATCTCGTACCGGTGCTGTCGCGTCTGCTGGACGGGTCGGAGGCGCCCAACGGCCGCGGGGCCACCGCGCTGTACCTGGCCCCGACCAAGGCCCTTGCGGCGGACCAGTGCCGGTCCGTGAAGGAACTTTCACAACCTCTGGGCCATGCGGTGCGCCCCGCGGTCTACGACGGCGACACGCCCGTCGAGGAGCGCGAATGGGTACGCCAGTACGCCAACTACGTTCTGACCAACCCCGACATGCTGCACCGCGGCATACTGCCCTCGCACCCCCGCTGGTCCTCCTTCCTGAAATCGCTGAAGTTCGTCGTCATCGACGAGTGCCACACCTACCGCGGTGTCTTCGGCTCCCACGTCGCCCAGGTCCTGCGCCGGCTGCGCCGCCTCTGCGCGCGCTACGGCGCCTCCCCGGTCTTCCTGCTGGCCTCCGCGACCGCCGCCGAGCCCTCGGTCGCCGCCGGTCGGCTCACGGGCCTCCCGGTGGTGGAGGTCGCGGACGACGCCTCCCCGCGCGGCGAACTGGTGTTCGCCCTCTGGGAGCCCCCGCTCACCGAGCTGCACGGCGAGAAGGGCGCACCGGTGCGCCGCACGGCCACCGCCGAGACCGCCGACCTGCTGACGGACCTCGCCATCCAGGGCGTGCGCACGGTGGCCTTCGTACGGTCCCGGCGCGGCGCCGAGCTGATCGCGGTGATCGCCCAGGAACGGCTCGCCGAGGTCGACCGCTCACTGGCCCGGCGCGTGGCCGCCTACCGCGGCGGCTACCTCCCCGAGGAACGCCGCGCCCTCGAACGCGCCCTGCACTCCGGCGAACTCCTCGGCCTCTCCGCCACCACCGCCCTCGAACTCGGCATCGACGTCTCCGGGTTGGACGCGGTCGTCATCGCCGGATATCCCGGCACACGGGCTTCGCTGTGGCAACAGGCGGGCCGGGCCGGACGCTCGGGCCAGGGGGCTCTCGCCATCCTGGTCGCCCGCGACGACCCGCTGGACACCTTCCTCGTCCACCACCCCGAAGCCCTCTTCGACCAGCCGGTGGAATCCACCGTCCTCGACCCCGACAACCCGTACGTCCTGGCCCCGCACCTGTGCGCGGCCGCCGCGGAACTGCCATTGGTGGACGAGGACCTGGCGCTGTTCGGCCCGTCCACCGAGGAACTGCTTCCGCAGCTGGAGGCTGCGAAGCTGCTGCGCAGGCGCACCAAGGCCTGGCACTGGACGCGCCGGGAGCGGGCCGCGGACCTGACGGACATCCGCGGCGACGGCGGGCGCCCCGTCCAGGTCGTCGAGGCCGGCACCGGGCGACTGCTCGGCACGGTCGACGCGGGTTCCTCGCACACGAGCGTCCACGAGGGCGCGGTGCATCTGCACCAGGGCCGTACGTACCTGGTGCGGACGCTGGACCTGGAGGACTCCGTCGCGCTGGTCGAGGAGGCCAACCCGCCGTATTCGACAGTCGCCCGCGACACGACGGCCATCTCCGTGCTGGAGACGGACACTGAAGTCCCCTGGGGCCAGGGCCGGTTGTGCTACGGATCCGTCGAAGTCACCAACCAGGTCGTCTCCTTCCTGCGTCGCAAGCTCATCACCGGCGAAGTGCTCGGCGAATCGAAACTCGACCTCCCTCCTCGTACGCTGCGCACCCGCGCCGTGTGGTGGACCGTCACCGAGGACCAGCTGGACGCGGCCAGGATCAACCCGGAGATCCTCGGCGGCGCCCTGCACGCCGCCGAGCACGCGTCCATCGGCATGCTTCCGCTGTTCGCCACCTGCGACCGCTGGGACATCGGCGGCGTCTCCATCCCGCTGCACCCGGACACCCTCCTTCCCACGGTCTTCGTCTACGACGGCCACCCGGGCGGCGCGGGCTTCGCCGAGCGCGCCTTCCACACCGCGCG
Above is a genomic segment from Streptomyces sp. R21 containing:
- a CDS encoding ATP-binding protein yields the protein MATVELRFSALPEHVRTARLVAAAVARRAGVDEAVLDEVRLAVGEACTRAVGLHQSSGTSAPVRVTLIEEEKQFSIEVGDEAPRAAPGDKAPGARGDGGDTDVESDEDEMGLAVISGLVDDVEVTAGENGGLIRMSWPTTPPATALP
- a CDS encoding DEAD/DEAH box helicase — encoded protein: MAFNHLPAGVHDALAPLSVKPVTHSVPMAKNHRSDRPSTDTASRPSPGTVLDRLASGPSRASRITHTEHLPPREGRHAVWPDRIRSEVIAAVQAAGIEHPWAHQALAAEHALDGDSVVVATGTASGKSLAYLVPVLSRLLDGSEAPNGRGATALYLAPTKALAADQCRSVKELSQPLGHAVRPAVYDGDTPVEEREWVRQYANYVLTNPDMLHRGILPSHPRWSSFLKSLKFVVIDECHTYRGVFGSHVAQVLRRLRRLCARYGASPVFLLASATAAEPSVAAGRLTGLPVVEVADDASPRGELVFALWEPPLTELHGEKGAPVRRTATAETADLLTDLAIQGVRTVAFVRSRRGAELIAVIAQERLAEVDRSLARRVAAYRGGYLPEERRALERALHSGELLGLSATTALELGIDVSGLDAVVIAGYPGTRASLWQQAGRAGRSGQGALAILVARDDPLDTFLVHHPEALFDQPVESTVLDPDNPYVLAPHLCAAAAELPLVDEDLALFGPSTEELLPQLEAAKLLRRRTKAWHWTRRERAADLTDIRGDGGRPVQVVEAGTGRLLGTVDAGSSHTSVHEGAVHLHQGRTYLVRTLDLEDSVALVEEANPPYSTVARDTTAISVLETDTEVPWGQGRLCYGSVEVTNQVVSFLRRKLITGEVLGESKLDLPPRTLRTRAVWWTVTEDQLDAARINPEILGGALHAAEHASIGMLPLFATCDRWDIGGVSIPLHPDTLLPTVFVYDGHPGGAGFAERAFHTARSWLTATRQAIASCECDAGCPSCIQSPKCGNGNDPLHKRGAVRLLTELLREAPEG
- the bldG gene encoding anti-sigma factor antagonist BldG yields the protein MDLSLSTRTVGDRTVVEVGGEIDVYTAPKLREQLVELVNDGSFHLVVDMEGVDFLDSTGLGVLVGGLKRVRAHEGSLRLVCNQERILKIFRITGLTKVFPIHTSVEEAVAATD